The Colias croceus chromosome 23, ilColCroc2.1 genome window below encodes:
- the LOC123702588 gene encoding uncharacterized protein LOC123702588 has product MDDLKLFAPNRSRLTELLKITCDFSGSIGMELGVDKCAVIHVERGKVTASDDITPSGAAHLRVLTEAETYRYLGMSQNICVEGASVKQDVAEVFCERMTKVFNSYLSGVNKIRAFNTWVMPVLLYTFGVLKWTQTELNALDRKVRTTMTLHRLHHPKSSVMRLYIPRKCGGRGMLSAQSLHNREICKLRDYFLAMVGHAIHAEVIECDKGLTPLSLAKQDWQKPVVLSISDREAIWKEKELHGRFHRILHEPHVDFLSSVHWLRFGDLFGETEGFVCAIQDQVVKTNNYRKYIIKDGTQDLCRMCHRPGETLRHVTSGCSMLANTEYLHRHNLAARIIHQELALKYGLLDGKVPYYKYAPEPVLENNRAKLYWDRPIVTDRTILANRPDIVVMDLATSRIFLVDITIPHDDNLVKADSDKRLKYLDLAHEVVEMWGGVSAEIIPIVVSTNGLVPTSLKQYLRRLDLPVKPMTVGIQRAVLLDNARIVRRFLTQSP; this is encoded by the coding sequence ATGGATGATCTCAAATTATTTGCGCCTAATAGGTCCAGGTTAACGGAGCTGCTAAAGATCACGTGTGATTTTAGCGGCTCCATTGGCATGGAACTTGGGGTGGATAAGTGTGCGGTTATACATGTGGAGCGGGGTAAAGTAACCGCGTCTGATGACATAACACCATCTGGCGCGGCCCATCTTAGAGTACTTACAGAGGCTGAAACTTACCGGTACTTGGGTATGTCACAGAACATATGTGTGGAGGGGGCGAGCGTGAAACAGGATGTTGCCGAGGTATTTTGTGAACGCATGACAAAAGTTTTCAACAGCTATTTGTCAGGCGTGAACAAAATACGAGCGTTCAATACCTGGGTCATGCCCGTTCTCCTGTACACATTTGGCGTACTCAAGTGGACTCAGACCGAACTGAACGCCCTGGATCGGAAAGTCCGCACAACTATGACTCTGCATCGGTTGCATCACCCGAAATCGTCAGTGATGAGGCTGTATATCCCTAGAAAGTGCGGTGGTCGTGGCATGTTAAGTGCCCAATCGCTGCACAATCGTGAGATATGCAAACTCAGAGACTATTTCCTCGCAATGGTTGGTCATGCAATCCATGCTGAAGTCATAGAATGTGACAAAGGACTCACTCCCCTATCCCTGGCCAAACAGGACTGGCAAAAGCCGGTGGTGCTCAGCATTTCCGACAGGGAGGCCATATGGAAAGAGAAAGAGCTACACGGTAGGTTTCACAGGATTCTGCATGAACCTCATGTAGATTTCTTGTCCTCCGTGCACTGGCTGCGTTTCGGTGACCTCTTTGGGGAAACCGAGGGTTTTGTCTGTGCGATACAGGATCAGGTGGTTAAGACGAACAATTATCGGAAGTACATCATAAAGGACGGGACCCAGGACTTATGTCGTATGTGTCACCGTCCTGGAGAAACTCTCCGACATGTTACTTCCGGTTGTTCCATGCTTGCCAACACTGAGTATTTGCACAGGCACAACCTAGCAGCTAGGATTATCCACCAAGAGCTCGCTCTGAAGTATGGCCTTCTTGACGGAAAAGTGCCTTATTACAAGTACGCGCCGGAGCCGGTCCTGGAAAATAACCGTGCCAAATTGTACTGGGATCGGCCCATCGTCACAGACAGGACTATTCTAGCAAATAGACCTGATATTGTGGTGATGGACCTAGCAACTTCCAGGATTTTCTTGGTAGACATCACTATCCCACATGACGACAATCTTGTTAAGGCCGATTCAGATAAACGGCTCAAATATCTGGATCTGGCGCATGAGGTAGTCGAGATGTGGGGCGGTGTGTCTGCCGAGATAATCCCCATAGTTGTGTCCACCAATGGGCTGGTTCCTACCtccttaaaacaatatttaaggAGGTTGGATTTACCGGTGAAGCCCATGACAGTGGGGATACAGCGGGCAGTCTTGCTGGACAACGCTCGGATAGTCCGTAGGTTCCTCACTCAGTCGCCCTAG